The genomic DNA CATCAGGGTAATCCAGCCGGTCCTCTTTATCAACAGGCTTGTGGGCACACAGGGCGTATATACCACGGAAGAGATAGGAGATTATCTGAACAAGGTAATAGTCTCCCGTTTTAACGATCACCTCGGTGAAAACCTGGATACCCTTCTGAACCTTCCGGGCAGGTACGACGAAATCTCCGATGGCCTCCTGAAACGTCTTGAGGAGGATTTCAGCCATTATGGCCTTGGGCTTGCCAATCTTTACATAAATTCCATAACTCCGCCACTTGAAGTCCAGAAGGCGATAGATGACAAGAGCAGGCTCAATGTCTTTGATGACCTTAACCGCCTTTTTAAGATGAAGGCGGCCATGGCTATGGAAAAGGCCTCAGAGGTACAGGGTGAGGCCGGGGCAGGCATGGGAATGGGGTTTGGCTTAATGATGCCCTCCATGTTTGCAGACATGATGAAGAATTCAGAGACAGCACAGACGGTAGAAGCACTTAAGTGTCCTGAGTGCCGCAACCCGGTCACAAAGGATGCAAGGTTCTGCCCACACTGCGGCCACCAGATACTTATATTCGAGCAATGTGAACACTGCGGACAAAACCTTCCGCCACACGCCAGGTTCTGTATGCGCTGCGGCAACCCGGTTGAACAGAAACCAGTCGAGAAAAAGTGTCCTCACTGCGGAACGGCAAATCTGCCTGATTCGGTTTACTGTAATCAGTGTGGTCAGAAGATCTAACAACTGGAAGATAGAGCAGCAGTGTCCCCAATGCGGGGCTCCTGTCCTCCTTGAGGAGACAGACAAGCTTTTTGCCTGCTCTTTCTGCAGGGTAAGGCTTTTTCTCTCACCAGGGGATTTCTTCAGGTACTACATTCCGCCGACGGATCCGTCCATGCAAGAGGTCATCTTTGTCCCCTACTGGAGGTTCAAGGGGATGTCCTTTTTATGCAAGGCAAACAGGACAGAGCAGAGGATTATAGACGCCACGGCCCTTGCAGCAGATTACAACAAACTTCCGCACTCCCTTGGAGTAAGGCCCCAGGCCGTACCGCTGAGATTTGTTTCTCCTGAATTGAAGCCGCACTTTTTCCTTCCCCATCAGCCATTCAAGACGGTATTTTCATGGATCGAAAGGAAATTGCTCTCTGTTGAGCACCTGAGCATTGCAAACCAGAAAACCAGCCACATTTCCAGAGAAAAAGTTTACCACAGGGCATACATAGGCGAGACGACAAGCCTGATATACCTTCCCGTATTTATCAGGGGCAATGCGCTGTACGATGCCATTACAGAAAACCGTGTTGCACCCATTCCCGACAGGGAAGCAGGTGCTCTCTCTTTTCAAAAACTCCGGGATGGTCAAATCTCTTTCATCCCGACCCTCTGTCCCCGCTGCGGCTGGGACCTCCAGGGTGAAAAAGACAGCCTGGTGCTCCTTTGCAGGAACTGTGATACTGCATGGAAGGCCTCAGGGAACAGCCTTGAAAACCTTGACTTTGCGGTAATTCCAGGAGAACAGGATTCCCCTCGCTATCTTCCTTTCTGGAGGATGAAGGTCCGGATAACCGGGGTCACTCTGAAGTCATATGCAGACCTGGTCAGGTTTGCCAACCTCCCGAAGGCGATACAGAAAGGCTGGGAAGAGCAGGAGATACATTTCTGGTCGCCTGCATTCAAAATCCGGCCCGAGCTCTTTCAGAGGACGGCAAAGGCTGCAACCAATGCCCAGTTAGTGGTTGAGGCAGGACACAGGGTGCCGAAGGCAAGGGTTTTTCCCGTAACCCTGCCTGCTGAAGAGGCATTGCAGGGCCTCAAGATCACCCTTGTGAATATGGCGGTACCGAAGAGGAATATTCTCCCCCTTATTGATGAAATTAAGATAACCCCGCAAGAGTCCCTGCTCGTCCTTGTTCCCTTCAGCAAAAACACACATGAATACCTTCAGAAAGAGATGCACCTGAGTCTCAACATAAATGCCCTGAAATACGGAAGGAACCTTTAGAACCTTATGGAATATACTTTTTCCTTCTGAGCATAACGTCTGACCACAAAGATATATCATCGAGAAAGGTCAAGGAAACTACCCAATGATATTCAACAAATTGCATTGAGGAAATTAAGGATGATAAACAATGCTAAGAATATCAATGACCTGAGAGTATCACCTGCTAATAGACTTGAAAAGTTGAGTGGAGATAGAGCAGGCCAATATAGTATTCGGATCAACGATCAATGGCGTATTTGTTTTGTATGGAAAGGTGAAGATGCGTATAATGCAGAAATAACCGATTATCATTAAAGGAGTGATGCAATGATGGTAAAGAAGAAATTATATCCTGTTCATCCTGGAGAGGTGCTTCTGGAGGAATTTCTTAAGCCCATGGGATTAAGCCAGAGCAAAATAGCCCATGATATAGGTGTGCCACCTCGCAGGATTAATGAGATTGTACTTAAAAAAAGAAGAATAACGGCTGACACAGCGCTAAGATTAGCCAGATATTTTGGTATATCACCAGAGTTTTGGCTTGGACTACAGGTTCAATATGATCTGGATGTAACTGCTGATGAACTTGGAAAGCGGTTAGAGCAGGAAGTAAAAGAGTATTCAAAGGTATAAAAGAGCAAATGGTAACAGAGGGAAGAGGGGCTA from Nitrospirota bacterium includes the following:
- a CDS encoding type II toxin-antitoxin system RelE/ParE family toxin codes for the protein MTTKIYHRERSRKLPNDIQQIALRKLRMINNAKNINDLRVSPANRLEKLSGDRAGQYSIRINDQWRICFVWKGEDAYNAEITDYH
- a CDS encoding HigA family addiction module antitoxin; this translates as MVKKKLYPVHPGEVLLEEFLKPMGLSQSKIAHDIGVPPRRINEIVLKKRRITADTALRLARYFGISPEFWLGLQVQYDLDVTADELGKRLEQEVKEYSKV
- a CDS encoding SPFH domain-containing protein, giving the protein MGTNNIVFLEVIEWFDDSGREMVHRIPETGSGEIKYGAQLIVRESQAAVFFYNGKAFDAFEPGRHTLTTANIPILTKILSIPWGMTSPLRAEVYFANMKVFANLKWGTRDPVAFRDSELGLIRLRAFGVFNIRVIQPVLFINRLVGTQGVYTTEEIGDYLNKVIVSRFNDHLGENLDTLLNLPGRYDEISDGLLKRLEEDFSHYGLGLANLYINSITPPLEVQKAIDDKSRLNVFDDLNRLFKMKAAMAMEKASEVQGEAGAGMGMGFGLMMPSMFADMMKNSETAQTVEALKCPECRNPVTKDARFCPHCGHQILIFEQCEHCGQNLPPHARFCMRCGNPVEQKPVEKKCPHCGTANLPDSVYCNQCGQKI